The proteins below are encoded in one region of Amycolatopsis magusensis:
- a CDS encoding acyl-CoA dehydrogenase family protein, with the protein MDLDLPESTLAFRAEVRDWLAEHVVTLPSFDTAEGFALHREWEAELADARLSVVSWPEEFGGRDASLVDWLVFEEEYYAAGAPGRVNQNGLFMLAPTLFSHGTPEQQARILPKMARSEEVWAQAWSEPEAGSDIAALRSTATRTSDGWLLSGQKTWSSRAAFADKAFGLFRSDPAEVRHRGLTYFMIDLRADGVQVRPIAQLDGEPGFAELFFDEVFVPDEDVIGEPGAGWRVAMTTANNERGLSLRSPGRFLATAERLVRLWSETRDPALADRVADAWIGARAYQLYTFGTATRLVEGAALGPESSVNKLFWSQLDVSMHETALELLGPAAEVAGDWPDGWLFSLAGPIYGGTDQIQRNIVAERLLGLPRGDR; encoded by the coding sequence ATGGACCTGGATCTGCCCGAATCCACGCTGGCGTTCCGGGCCGAAGTCCGGGACTGGCTTGCCGAACACGTGGTCACGCTGCCGTCGTTCGACACCGCCGAAGGCTTCGCACTGCACCGGGAATGGGAGGCCGAACTCGCCGACGCCCGGCTTTCGGTGGTCTCCTGGCCGGAGGAGTTCGGCGGCCGCGATGCGTCCCTTGTGGACTGGCTGGTGTTCGAAGAGGAGTACTACGCGGCGGGCGCACCCGGGCGGGTCAACCAGAACGGCCTGTTCATGCTCGCGCCGACCCTGTTCTCCCACGGCACACCCGAGCAACAAGCCCGGATCCTGCCGAAGATGGCTCGCTCGGAGGAGGTCTGGGCACAGGCGTGGTCCGAACCCGAAGCGGGCAGCGACATCGCCGCGTTGCGCAGCACCGCCACGCGCACCTCGGACGGCTGGCTGCTCTCCGGGCAGAAGACGTGGAGTTCGCGGGCTGCCTTCGCGGACAAGGCGTTCGGGTTGTTCCGCAGCGATCCGGCCGAGGTCCGCCATCGCGGGCTCACCTACTTCATGATCGACCTGCGGGCCGATGGCGTGCAGGTACGGCCGATCGCCCAGCTCGACGGCGAACCGGGGTTCGCCGAACTGTTCTTCGACGAGGTCTTCGTGCCGGACGAGGACGTGATCGGCGAACCCGGCGCGGGCTGGCGGGTCGCGATGACCACGGCGAACAACGAACGCGGGCTGTCGTTGCGCAGTCCCGGCCGGTTCCTGGCCACGGCCGAGCGACTGGTCCGCCTGTGGTCCGAAACCCGAGATCCCGCGCTGGCCGATCGGGTCGCCGACGCGTGGATCGGCGCCCGCGCCTACCAGCTGTACACCTTCGGCACGGCCACCCGACTCGTCGAGGGTGCCGCGCTGGGGCCGGAGTCCAGTGTGAACAAGCTCTTCTGGTCGCAGCTGGACGTCTCGATGCACGAAACCGCACTGGAACTGCTCGGCCCGGCGGCCGAGGTCGCCGGGGACTGGCCGGACGGCTGGCTGTTCTCGCTGGCTGGGCCGATCTACGGCGGCACCGACCAGATCCAGCGCAACATCGTCGCCGAGCGACTGCTCGGCCTGCCGCGAGGTGATCGATGA
- a CDS encoding fatty acid desaturase family protein, which translates to MTATETGSDFARLSRRINQAGLLDRRPGYYALRIGVVTALFAATWTLFAWLGDTWATLFVAVLLAVLFGQIALLSHDLAHRQVFRTRRPSEIAGRLAGNLGIGMSYGWWMDKHTRHHANPNHEELDPDVDPDVLVWSQDQARAARGIPRFIGRYQAYLFFPLLTLEGLNLHFSGVRAVLKPTLKRRGLEASLLFAHFALYLGAVFLVLSPLKAVVFIAVHQGLWGVYMGSIFAPNHKGMPTLTGADRPDFLRRQVLTSRNVRGGWFIDTAMGGLNYQIEHHLFPSMPTPHLRRAQPIVREYCAELGVSYHETGLIDSYAQALRHLHHAGTPLRP; encoded by the coding sequence ATCACCGCCACGGAGACCGGCAGCGACTTCGCCCGGCTCTCGCGGCGGATCAACCAGGCCGGCCTGCTGGACCGGCGCCCCGGCTACTACGCGCTGCGCATCGGCGTGGTGACCGCGTTGTTCGCCGCCACGTGGACGCTGTTCGCCTGGCTCGGCGACACCTGGGCGACGCTGTTCGTCGCCGTGCTGCTGGCCGTGTTGTTCGGCCAGATCGCGCTGCTGTCCCACGACCTCGCACACCGGCAGGTGTTCCGCACGCGGCGGCCGAGCGAGATCGCCGGGCGGCTCGCGGGCAACCTCGGCATCGGCATGAGCTACGGCTGGTGGATGGACAAGCACACCCGCCACCACGCCAACCCGAACCACGAAGAACTCGACCCGGACGTGGACCCGGACGTGCTGGTGTGGTCGCAGGACCAGGCCCGCGCGGCCCGCGGCATCCCGCGGTTCATCGGCCGCTACCAGGCTTACCTGTTCTTCCCGCTGCTGACGCTGGAAGGGCTGAACCTGCACTTCTCCGGCGTGCGCGCGGTCCTGAAGCCGACGCTCAAACGCCGCGGCCTCGAGGCTTCTCTGCTGTTCGCGCACTTCGCCCTGTACCTCGGTGCGGTGTTCCTGGTGCTGTCACCGTTGAAGGCGGTCGTGTTCATCGCCGTGCACCAGGGCCTGTGGGGCGTCTACATGGGGTCGATCTTCGCCCCGAACCACAAGGGCATGCCGACCCTCACCGGCGCCGACCGCCCCGACTTCCTGCGGCGCCAGGTGCTCACCTCGCGCAACGTGCGGGGCGGGTGGTTCATCGACACCGCCATGGGCGGGCTGAACTACCAGATCGAGCACCACCTGTTCCCGAGCATGCCCACCCCGCACCTGCGACGCGCCCAGCCCATCGTGCGGGAGTACTGCGCCGAACTGGGCGTCTCGTACCACGAAACCGGCCTCATCGACTCCTACGCCCAAGCCCTGCGCCACCTCCACCACGCCGGCACCCCCCTACGCCCCTAA
- the hsaB gene encoding 3-hydroxy-9,10-secoandrosta-1,3,5(10)-triene-9,17-dione monooxygenase reductase subunit: MTAAAAIDAARFRAVLGHFCTGVAVVTGHDGTAPVGFACQSFAALSLDPPLVLFCPSRNSGSWPVIERSGSFAVNVLSEEQQELSAVFGARGVDKFASVPWQPGPSGAPLLDGALTWLDCSVETVHPAGDHYVVIGRVRALGAEATDHGAPLLFYRGQYAATRARTELDTLYDWPRPDDWL, translated from the coding sequence CGATCGACGCGGCTCGCTTCCGCGCGGTGCTGGGGCACTTCTGCACCGGTGTCGCGGTGGTGACGGGTCACGACGGAACCGCTCCGGTGGGTTTCGCGTGCCAATCTTTCGCCGCCCTCTCGCTTGACCCGCCATTGGTGCTCTTTTGTCCTTCTCGCAATTCCGGTTCTTGGCCGGTGATCGAGCGGAGCGGTTCTTTCGCGGTGAATGTGCTTTCCGAAGAACAGCAGGAACTGAGTGCTGTCTTCGGGGCTCGGGGCGTGGACAAATTCGCTTCGGTTCCCTGGCAACCAGGCCCTTCGGGAGCACCTTTGCTGGACGGCGCGCTGACCTGGCTCGACTGCTCGGTGGAAACCGTGCACCCGGCCGGTGACCATTACGTGGTGATCGGCCGAGTGCGTGCCCTGGGCGCCGAAGCCACCGACCACGGCGCGCCCCTGCTGTTCTACCGTGGCCAATACGCAGCGACGCGGGCCCGAACAGAACTCGACACCCTCTACGACTGGCCCCGCCCCGACGACTGGCTATAA
- a CDS encoding acyl-CoA dehydrogenase family protein — MSTAEELDALRSSVRTALSRDASWDVLCEQIGVAALAVPEQHGGLGAGLPELAVVAAEFGRVLSPLPFLSTSIAALALADSPLSGKLTTGTVAWSDFTVSGSTVDGLDRYVLDGDSAELLLVAAGSGLYAVPVDQPGVRRDHSPTMDETRRLATVELCGASAERVGDLDPPVYDQACVLVAAEEAGAMARAFEITLEYTKQRRQFGRAIGSFQAIKHRLADLYVLVETARSCVAAAAEDPSLAAVAKVHCSEAFSTVAAEMIQLHGGIGITWEHPAHRYFKRAHGSGFLLGSPREHLRTMVGSALPRAGWSTGYRC; from the coding sequence GTGAGCACGGCGGAGGAGCTGGACGCGCTGCGTTCCTCGGTGCGCACAGCGTTGTCGCGTGATGCGTCCTGGGACGTGCTGTGCGAGCAGATCGGTGTCGCCGCGCTGGCCGTGCCCGAGCAGCACGGCGGCTTGGGTGCGGGCCTGCCTGAGCTGGCCGTGGTCGCCGCGGAATTCGGGCGGGTGCTCTCGCCGCTGCCGTTCCTGTCGACCTCCATCGCCGCACTGGCGCTGGCGGACTCGCCGCTGTCGGGGAAGCTGACCACCGGCACTGTCGCCTGGTCGGACTTCACCGTGTCCGGGTCCACTGTGGACGGCCTGGATCGGTACGTGCTCGACGGCGATTCGGCGGAACTGCTGCTCGTGGCCGCGGGCTCCGGCTTGTACGCCGTGCCGGTCGACCAGCCGGGCGTCCGGCGCGACCACTCCCCCACCATGGACGAAACCCGGCGGTTGGCGACCGTGGAACTCTGTGGCGCCAGTGCCGAGCGCGTCGGCGACCTCGATCCGCCGGTGTACGACCAGGCATGCGTGCTGGTGGCCGCGGAAGAAGCCGGAGCGATGGCGCGGGCCTTCGAGATCACGCTGGAGTACACGAAGCAGCGGCGGCAGTTCGGGCGGGCGATCGGGAGCTTCCAAGCGATCAAGCACCGGCTCGCCGACCTGTACGTCCTGGTCGAGACCGCGCGCTCGTGCGTGGCGGCCGCCGCCGAAGACCCTTCGCTGGCCGCGGTGGCGAAGGTGCACTGCTCGGAAGCGTTCAGCACGGTCGCCGCAGAGATGATCCAGCTGCACGGCGGCATCGGCATCACCTGGGAACACCCGGCACACCGGTACTTCAAGCGCGCGCACGGCAGCGGCTTCCTCCTCGGCTCACCCCGGGAGCACCTGCGCACGATGGTGGGGTCTGCCCTACCGCGAGCCGGGTGGTCCACCGGCTACCGGTGCTGA
- a CDS encoding acyl-CoA dehydrogenase family protein, protein MRFALSAEQNDFSAALDDYLSTADCDAAARAWADDDLGPGMKLWHGLSALGLLDLLDSGGSLVDLVVAFERLGYHAVPGPWVETAAVLPALAIGSGGRLASVVLPPHVPYGLDADVSDLRLLLVDDGVHEFEPGERLKSVDRARRLFRPEPGARIGDGVPLAFEHGALATAAQLLGAGEWLLATSVAYAKQRKQYGREIGSYQAIKHLLADTVTALELARPLLYAAALTASARDVSAAKVAAGQAASLAARTGLQVHGAIGYTAEHGLGLRLTKVRALVGVWGTPAFHRGRVLA, encoded by the coding sequence ATGAGGTTCGCGCTTTCCGCCGAGCAGAACGACTTCTCCGCCGCCCTGGACGACTATCTGTCCACAGCGGACTGTGATGCCGCGGCTCGCGCCTGGGCGGACGACGATCTGGGCCCTGGCATGAAACTGTGGCACGGTCTCAGCGCGCTGGGCCTGCTCGATCTGCTCGACTCCGGTGGCTCGCTGGTCGATCTGGTGGTCGCCTTCGAACGCCTCGGGTACCACGCCGTGCCGGGGCCGTGGGTCGAGACGGCCGCGGTGCTGCCCGCGCTTGCGATCGGCTCCGGCGGCCGGCTGGCGTCGGTGGTGCTGCCGCCACACGTGCCGTACGGCCTGGACGCCGACGTCTCCGACCTCCGCCTGTTGCTCGTGGACGACGGTGTGCACGAGTTCGAGCCGGGCGAGCGGCTGAAGTCGGTCGACCGGGCGCGCCGGTTGTTCCGGCCGGAGCCCGGCGCCCGCATCGGCGACGGCGTGCCGCTCGCCTTCGAGCACGGCGCCCTGGCCACGGCTGCGCAACTGCTCGGTGCGGGGGAATGGCTACTGGCGACGTCGGTGGCGTACGCGAAGCAGCGCAAGCAGTACGGCCGGGAGATCGGCAGCTACCAGGCCATCAAGCACCTGCTCGCGGACACCGTGACCGCGCTGGAACTCGCGCGGCCACTGCTCTACGCCGCCGCGCTGACCGCGTCGGCGCGGGACGTCTCGGCGGCGAAGGTCGCGGCGGGGCAGGCCGCCTCGCTGGCAGCGCGCACCGGCCTCCAGGTGCACGGCGCGATCGGCTACACCGCCGAGCACGGGTTGGGCTTGCGGCTGACGAAGGTGCGCGCGCTCGTAGGGGTTTGGGGTACACCGGCCTTCCACCGCGGTCGGGTGCTGGCGTGA